The Synergistaceae bacterium genomic interval TTGTTTGACATTATGCGCAGAAACGGCATGATCGGTTCAAAGAAGAAAGCAGCGTAAAAATAGCTAATTTTGCTGGTAATAAAAAATTTATTTTATGGCATTATTTACACAATTTAACATAAAAATTTTTAATCGGAGGTAAGTTTTTCATGAAGAAGTTATTAGCAGTTGCCCTCGTTCTCTCGTTAGTTCTTTGCTCAAGCGCGTTTGCAGGCGTTAAGACGAAAATCGGTCTTATCACAATGGATCAAATGGACGTTCACTGGGTAAGACTCAAGAATGCAGCAGAAGAAAGAGTCGCCGAGCTCAACAAGGCCGGAAACGAAATCACTATGGTATGGCTTGCACCCGAGACAAAGGACAATCAGCAGCAGATCGAGAAAATTCAGAATGCTGTAGCTGACGGCGTTAATTACATCATCATCGCATGCAATGACGGCACCAGCGCAAACCGTGCATTAAAGGAAGCTCTTGACGCAGGAATTAAGATTATTTACGTCGACGCACCCGCAACACTCAAGGCAAGCGCAACATTTGCAACTGACAACTTTGCAGGCGGAAAGCAAATCGGTGAATATCTTGCAAAACTTTTCGCGGACAAGGGCATCACAGAAGGCACAATCGGAATCGTTGACGCTCAAGCAGGTGTTCAGTCATGCCAGGACAGATATGACGGTTTTGCATCAGTCTTCAAGGGTACAAAATTTGTTCTCGGTGAAAGACAGTATTCAGACGGCGATAACTCAAAGGCTCAGGAGCTCGCAAACACTTTAATCAACAACGGTGTAATCGCTATTTACGGAACTAACGACGGCGCAACTAACGGAAGCGCAGCAGCTGTTAAAGACGCAATCAACAACGGCATGAACATTTATTGCGTAGGCTGGGACAAATCAGACTCCAACATTGCACACGTTGAAGGCGGCGAGTTATTAGCATTTGCAGCACAGAACCCCCAGATCATGGGCAAACTTGCTATTGATGCAGTTGTCGACCTTGAGAACGGCAAAGATTTAGGCGGTGCAGTCGTTGACACAGGTGTATCTACAGTTACGAAAGAAAACGTCGCAGAGTTCAAGTAAGAATTAAAATTTTTCTGCCTCTCGTTCAAAGCGGGGGGCAATTTTTTATATTCGGAAGGAGTGATTTAATTTGAGCGTCAAAAAATGTTTATTTCCTGTTGCGGGGCTGGGCACTCGATTTTTGCCGGTTACAAAGGAACTCGCTAAAGAAATGCTCCCGTTAGTTAACCGTCCTATTATCTCATATGGCGTTGAAGAGGCTCTTGCGTCCGGTTGTGATGAAATTATCATGATTACTGGCCGTGCAAAACGTTCAATCGAGAATTATTTTGACAGATCATTTGAGCTTGAGAACTTGCTAAAATCGCGCGGTAAAGATGAACTCTACAACATGATTATAAAAATTTCGAACATGGCCGAGATCTTATATATCAGGCAACGTGAGCCGCTTGGGTTGGGTCATGCGGTTTTGTGCTGCGAGCCGGTGTGCAGGAACGAATTTTTTTGTGTTGCATTGCCTGACGACGTTTTTATCAATGATGGCGGAGACCCTGTTTTATTGCAGCTAAAAAAAGTTCATGAGCGCATGGGAGGAAGTGTTATCGCCCTTGAGCAGGTCAGCCCCGAAGAAGTCTCGCGCTACGGCATTGCAGAGAGTCAATTTTCCATCGAGGAAGGCACCATTCACAAAATTATAAACATGGTCGAGAAACCCATTTTAGACGAGGCTCCCAGCAATTTAGCAATCATGGGACGTTACATTTTATCACCGACTGTTTTTCCGATTTTGGCAGAGTTAAAAGCGGGGGTCGGCGGTGAAATTCAATTAACGGACGCACTGAAGGTCTTAGCGCAAAATGAACCTGTCTGGGGAGTGGTCTACAATGGGAGGCGCTTTGATTGCGGGACACAAAAAGGGTGGTTGAGTGCTAATGTGAGACTTGCTCTTGATGATCCGGAATTGAAAAATGTCATTCTCGACGCTGTGAAAGAATCGCAATAATTCTTCATATTTATATATCTCGCATTGAAAAATTTCGTCCCTGTTTTGGCGGGGACATTTTTTATTTATTCCTTACATATTTAAATATTTTCAGAAGACTATGACAAAATATTTTGTTGAGCTTATATAGTCAGCACACTTTAATAGCAGTAAAAACTTTTTGTATCAGCACCGCAAATTATGCATAGAGCAGCCGATGACGCACAACCGGCACTAGATTTTGCATATTAAGACTTGAATATTTACAGAAAATTTGTTGTATGTACGCGCGCGTGCCAGGCCTTTTTTTCGCGGGCATGATTATAAATGCACGTATGTTATGGGACACATGAAAGTGTAAAGCTCTCTCATGATATTTGACCGTGAAATATAAACGGTGTAGAGGATAGGACGTAATCAGAAAAATACATATCTCACAATAAAAATTTTCGCCGGCGCAGTCAGGAAAGCAAAACGGAGGTATAAAAAATGTCAATAAATTGGAATTTCGACGCAAGTAAATACGTACCCGGCGAGTCAAACGGTTTCGAACTCGTCCCCGAAGGCACCTACAAAGCAAAAATTATCGAGGTGCAGCAACAATATTCATCCAAAACAGGCGAACCGCAATTAATTCTTACTTTCAGATGCAGCGGAGTTAATGGCCGTGTACGCGAGTATTTCACTTTTCCTACCAATCCGACAGACTATCGCAATGACTGGGTCCGTAGAAGATGGGGAGATATGTGCAATTGTTTTAGCGTCAATCCTGTGCAGACTCTCGCAGACGAAAAAATCTTAATCGACAAAATCGGCATGATTAAAATCTCGCACAAAAAAAATGATGCAAACGGCAAAATTTATGCAAATGTTCAAGAATACATTCTTAACAAACAGCAACTTAACTCCCAGCCGGCTGACCTTAATAACCCCGATTCTGTCTTTGACGCTCCTAGCGAACCAATTTTTTAACGAGGTCTAATCATGTTGAATATAGCACAAGGCGCATGGTTTTACACCCTTAAGAAGGAAAACGGGAAAGATATTCTCTGCATTGGCAATAAGTATAAAGATAAATACGACGCGTGGGGAATGATTGAAGGCGAGTTCGAACGCGAGGCAGTATTAATTACAGCTGCACCCCAAATGTATACTCTTTTGTCTTTAATCGCAGAAGATCCGTCAATTCAATGCAAATATAAAGCCG includes:
- a CDS encoding substrate-binding domain-containing protein, producing the protein MKKLLAVALVLSLVLCSSAFAGVKTKIGLITMDQMDVHWVRLKNAAEERVAELNKAGNEITMVWLAPETKDNQQQIEKIQNAVADGVNYIIIACNDGTSANRALKEALDAGIKIIYVDAPATLKASATFATDNFAGGKQIGEYLAKLFADKGITEGTIGIVDAQAGVQSCQDRYDGFASVFKGTKFVLGERQYSDGDNSKAQELANTLINNGVIAIYGTNDGATNGSAAAVKDAINNGMNIYCVGWDKSDSNIAHVEGGELLAFAAQNPQIMGKLAIDAVVDLENGKDLGGAVVDTGVSTVTKENVAEFK
- the galU gene encoding UTP--glucose-1-phosphate uridylyltransferase GalU, which translates into the protein MSVKKCLFPVAGLGTRFLPVTKELAKEMLPLVNRPIISYGVEEALASGCDEIIMITGRAKRSIENYFDRSFELENLLKSRGKDELYNMIIKISNMAEILYIRQREPLGLGHAVLCCEPVCRNEFFCVALPDDVFINDGGDPVLLQLKKVHERMGGSVIALEQVSPEEVSRYGIAESQFSIEEGTIHKIINMVEKPILDEAPSNLAIMGRYILSPTVFPILAELKAGVGGEIQLTDALKVLAQNEPVWGVVYNGRRFDCGTQKGWLSANVRLALDDPELKNVILDAVKESQ
- a CDS encoding DUF669 domain-containing protein, translating into MSINWNFDASKYVPGESNGFELVPEGTYKAKIIEVQQQYSSKTGEPQLILTFRCSGVNGRVREYFTFPTNPTDYRNDWVRRRWGDMCNCFSVNPVQTLADEKILIDKIGMIKISHKKNDANGKIYANVQEYILNKQQLNSQPADLNNPDSVFDAPSEPIF